From a single Candidatus Delongbacteria bacterium genomic region:
- a CDS encoding VCBS repeat-containing protein, translated as MKTLLLSIFVSAMSAHGQDCNVNGIPDNTELQVLQGVRQDLSGLNSLQDGILLQDLDGDGDLDVLPARSTQATSLYWYRNDGSVYTAVLLLDANFFYSDWNVFWAGDFYGDGQIRVLISELSFGNGDQQYPRFLLRSIDGNTTVQISGASHSSAAVGDVDGDGDLDVVAYNAGTYLQTSSGFQLNPVLLTQRFHAGQLLDWDLDGDTDFAFVYNADLKLKTNNGGVYSEQTLYGAPANLLRKLQMLQEPGDSYPDLVTAQGTSGVPVVIHNTGAAPVLELLASSGAALNGIHVRELDGDGCPDLLGTREDNVLAAWFCAADPPQTFPLAEMSGRKLLQIVHDDTAPGWLQLGRVASGAFARLELTWGDQNQNGIPDDCDIMNSILADCDANGLADDWEIAAGFARDCNGDGISDSCQPELDSNNDGIPDVCQDCNGNGIPDGEEGLDDCNANGIPDTCELDDNDCNSNGILDSCEGLPDCNANGIPDSCEMAGNDCDGNGILDECQLDWFNEDLAVSLPANALFYADLDQDAVQDLLSADAWYRWSTGTWVLQSTFSGTCIGVGDVNGDGVPDPVIQSGGMISWLDPANGWAATDVASMDPVTVLRLHDMDDDGRQDFICRTADTWAIHYNRVSGILSCISDVLTPAPYGWSGLEVGDMTGDGRPDIVAASILDIWALEVGHVSIYEQLTLLDYSENRFIEYDSSQEAVSFALKFADCDGDGQPEPISIYALNSFSGSDATVFEGGAAGSLTRAEYVPSVLIPVDLDGDGRSELLTRDFYNANRNGVWNQGVYTDLGPTFLDAGSVMLDADANGTLEFCRTGQVRALWPQDGNSSGVPDVCEIAMGQLPDCNGNGTWDALEIGEGTSADRNLNTVPDICETLADCDNNSVPDEVETPIMPEIHDRTWALLPNSSSERFLSGISGDFDGDGETEVIALVTDEVGYDNYGRNFGWVQDEAGEPVFTMDNALSDYTWRLELYPWPRSGNLADGFLYYVESGGPTGLFLRDSLGSMDQLLPLGAGAERQVLPADLNGDGQPDVLDWHDGQLDLRLSDGLGGLVTQSVDPSFHHEKMCRIREPGSAHDRILSLDDGAGLILSLSLEFGAQVLDTLDMAVGGFDDMASAHLPGGGLGVLLHSGDTHRLYHLASPLNPELPVLEDLGAEPGSEYTLVLGSDLDGDGTMDPVCSDAPPPHHNIRYHVRYSRGPGAGTWQNFTVNRTEGAVVADLRHTHRPELLLLGYRFWQTENSFAESHLFLRSVSQTVRDHDGNGVLDVCQLVGQTEVDCNQNGFFDEYELATGAAEDCNGNGIPDACDIASGDSMDLDGDGIPDECESAAGCVTLDISSPGSGQTLLQWNAGEGCPVLHGPCRLLVSDDPDFPGGGTVLYQGHATSFLDTFDPETPTVRCYRVEVQR; from the coding sequence ATGAAAACACTACTACTGTCCATTTTCGTGAGCGCAATGTCCGCGCATGGCCAGGACTGCAATGTCAACGGCATACCGGACAACACTGAGCTGCAGGTCTTGCAGGGCGTGCGCCAGGACCTGTCCGGTCTGAACTCCCTGCAGGACGGGATCCTGCTTCAGGATCTCGACGGAGATGGCGACTTGGATGTGTTGCCAGCCCGCTCCACCCAGGCCACGAGCCTGTATTGGTACCGGAACGACGGGAGCGTCTACACGGCGGTGCTGCTGCTCGATGCGAACTTCTTCTACTCGGATTGGAACGTGTTCTGGGCGGGAGATTTCTACGGCGATGGTCAGATCCGGGTACTGATCAGCGAACTGTCCTTCGGCAACGGCGACCAACAGTATCCACGTTTCCTGCTGCGTTCGATCGATGGCAACACGACGGTTCAGATCTCGGGCGCCAGCCACTCCTCCGCCGCGGTCGGTGACGTGGACGGCGACGGAGACCTGGACGTCGTGGCCTACAACGCGGGCACCTACCTGCAGACCAGCTCTGGATTCCAGCTGAATCCCGTACTGCTGACCCAGCGCTTCCACGCCGGCCAGCTGCTCGACTGGGACCTGGACGGGGATACGGACTTCGCCTTCGTCTACAATGCGGATCTCAAGCTAAAGACCAACAACGGCGGGGTCTACAGCGAGCAGACCCTGTACGGCGCTCCGGCCAATCTGCTGCGCAAGCTGCAGATGCTGCAGGAGCCCGGAGACAGCTATCCGGATCTGGTCACAGCGCAAGGCACGAGTGGCGTGCCGGTGGTGATCCACAACACGGGAGCCGCACCGGTGCTCGAGTTGCTGGCTTCTTCGGGTGCCGCCCTGAACGGAATCCATGTTCGCGAGCTGGACGGGGACGGCTGTCCGGACTTGCTTGGAACGCGGGAAGACAATGTTCTGGCGGCCTGGTTCTGCGCAGCCGATCCCCCGCAGACATTCCCGCTGGCCGAGATGAGCGGACGCAAGCTGTTGCAGATCGTGCATGACGATACGGCGCCCGGATGGTTGCAGCTGGGGCGTGTGGCCAGCGGGGCATTCGCGCGGCTTGAGCTGACATGGGGCGATCAGAATCAGAACGGCATTCCGGATGACTGCGATATCATGAATTCGATTCTGGCCGATTGCGACGCCAATGGTCTGGCTGACGATTGGGAGATCGCGGCCGGGTTTGCCCGGGACTGCAATGGAGACGGCATTTCCGATTCCTGCCAGCCCGAGTTGGACTCCAACAACGATGGCATTCCCGATGTCTGTCAGGACTGCAACGGGAATGGCATTCCAGACGGCGAAGAAGGCCTGGACGACTGCAATGCCAACGGCATTCCGGACACCTGCGAACTGGACGACAACGATTGCAACAGCAATGGAATTCTGGACAGTTGCGAAGGTCTGCCGGACTGCAATGCGAATGGAATTCCGGACAGCTGTGAAATGGCGGGCAACGATTGCGATGGCAACGGCATTCTCGACGAGTGCCAGCTCGACTGGTTCAATGAAGATCTGGCGGTGAGCCTGCCCGCGAATGCGCTGTTTTACGCGGATCTGGACCAGGACGCTGTGCAGGACCTGTTGAGCGCCGATGCTTGGTACCGTTGGAGCACAGGCACCTGGGTGCTGCAGTCGACATTCTCCGGCACCTGCATCGGCGTTGGCGACGTCAACGGGGATGGGGTTCCGGACCCCGTGATCCAGTCGGGTGGCATGATCTCTTGGCTGGATCCGGCCAACGGCTGGGCCGCGACTGATGTGGCCAGCATGGATCCGGTGACGGTTCTGCGATTGCACGACATGGATGATGATGGTCGTCAGGACTTCATCTGTCGCACGGCAGACACCTGGGCCATCCATTACAACAGGGTATCGGGAATTCTGAGCTGCATCTCGGATGTGCTGACTCCGGCACCTTACGGTTGGAGCGGACTTGAAGTCGGCGACATGACCGGAGATGGCAGGCCGGATATCGTGGCTGCGTCGATCCTGGATATCTGGGCGCTTGAAGTCGGCCATGTGTCCATCTATGAACAACTGACGCTGCTGGATTACAGCGAAAACCGATTCATCGAGTACGACTCCTCGCAGGAAGCGGTGAGTTTTGCATTGAAGTTCGCGGACTGCGATGGAGACGGACAACCGGAACCCATCAGCATCTACGCATTGAACAGTTTCAGTGGTTCCGACGCGACAGTTTTCGAAGGGGGGGCAGCGGGCAGCCTGACCCGCGCCGAGTATGTGCCCTCCGTGCTCATTCCGGTCGATCTGGATGGAGACGGGCGTTCCGAGCTCCTCACTCGTGACTTCTACAACGCGAACCGCAACGGGGTATGGAACCAGGGTGTGTACACGGATCTGGGACCGACCTTTCTGGATGCCGGCAGTGTCATGCTGGACGCCGATGCGAACGGCACTCTCGAATTCTGTCGCACGGGTCAGGTCCGGGCGCTCTGGCCCCAGGACGGAAACAGCAGCGGGGTCCCCGATGTCTGCGAGATCGCAATGGGCCAGTTGCCGGATTGCAATGGCAACGGTACCTGGGATGCTCTGGAGATCGGCGAGGGCACATCGGCAGACCGGAACCTCAACACAGTTCCCGACATCTGTGAGACACTCGCCGATTGCGACAACAACAGTGTGCCCGACGAGGTGGAAACACCCATCATGCCGGAGATCCATGACCGAACCTGGGCGCTGTTGCCCAACAGTTCCAGCGAAAGGTTTCTGAGTGGCATCTCAGGGGACTTCGATGGGGATGGTGAAACCGAGGTCATCGCCCTGGTGACGGACGAAGTGGGATATGACAACTACGGCAGGAATTTCGGATGGGTGCAGGATGAGGCTGGCGAGCCTGTGTTCACCATGGACAACGCCCTGTCAGACTACACATGGCGCCTCGAGCTGTATCCCTGGCCGCGGTCGGGCAATCTGGCCGACGGCTTCCTCTACTATGTGGAATCCGGTGGACCCACGGGCCTGTTCCTTCGCGACTCTCTGGGTTCCATGGATCAGCTGCTGCCGCTCGGTGCCGGCGCGGAGCGTCAGGTACTTCCCGCCGACCTGAACGGGGATGGCCAGCCCGATGTACTGGACTGGCATGATGGTCAGCTGGACCTGAGACTCTCGGACGGCCTGGGTGGTCTGGTGACACAGTCTGTTGATCCTTCGTTCCACCATGAGAAGATGTGCCGCATTCGCGAGCCTGGATCGGCCCACGATCGCATTCTGTCTTTGGACGATGGCGCCGGCTTGATCCTCAGCCTGTCCCTCGAATTCGGCGCCCAGGTGCTGGACACGCTCGATATGGCGGTCGGCGGGTTCGATGACATGGCAAGTGCGCACCTGCCCGGCGGAGGGCTGGGCGTGCTGCTTCACTCGGGTGACACGCATCGATTGTACCATCTGGCCAGTCCTCTCAATCCTGAACTGCCGGTTCTGGAGGATCTGGGCGCGGAACCCGGCAGTGAATACACCCTCGTGCTGGGGTCGGATCTTGATGGAGACGGCACAATGGATCCGGTGTGCTCCGATGCGCCACCGCCGCACCACAACATCAGGTATCATGTGCGCTACAGTCGTGGTCCTGGCGCAGGCACATGGCAGAATTTCACAGTCAACCGCACCGAAGGTGCCGTAGTCGCGGACCTGCGTCACACCCATCGGCCAGAGCTTCTGCTGCTTGGCTATCGGTTCTGGCAAACTGAAAACTCATTCGCCGAGTCGCACCTGTTCCTGCGCTCCGTGAGTCAGACCGTACGGGATCATGACGGGAATGGTGTCCTTGATGTGTGCCAGTTGGTGGGCCAGACGGAAGTTGACTGCAATCAGAACGGCTTCTTCGATGAATACGAGCTCGCCACGGGCGCTGCGGAAGACTGCAACGGCAATGGCATTCCCGATGCGTGCGACATCGCTTCGGGCGATTCCATGGATCTGGACGGAGATGGGATTCCTGACGAGTGCGAAAGCGCTGCCGGCTGTGTGACGCTTGACATCAGCAGCCCGGGATCAGGCCAGACCTTGCTGCAATGGAATGCCGGTGAAGGATGTCCGGTACTGCACGGCCCCTGCAGATTGCTCGTTTCCGATGATCCAGACTTCCCGGGAGGCGGAACGGTTCTGTATCAAGGCCATGCGACCTCGTTCCTGGACACCTTCGATCCGGAAACGCCCACCGTTCGCTGTTACCGCGTGGAGGTTCAGCGCTGA
- the rho gene encoding transcription termination factor Rho has protein sequence MPRTWEVTGVFEPSPKGAGLLRSLDHDLRSVPDDPYVPPELIKALHLRPGCLVHGLVQDQDKRAPRLFKVQSIQGLSPVAWKDLPPMDQGVPIDPEERLTLEHPDCPVAMRILDLFVPIGKGQRSLIVAPPRSGKTVLLQQLAKAIHLNHPGVTELMLLVDERPEEVTDMRRTVHGHVIASSSDHSTDNHVRVAELMTEYARREVEAGKDVVLFLDSLTRLGRAFNKETRNSGRILSGGIDSRALERPKRIFGAARKVQGGGSLTIIATVLVGTGSRMDDVIFQEFKGTGNMELVLDRKLAEKRIWPAIDLGESGTRKEEKLLDESELRAMSRLRTALMSRPSGAWMPDLISKVSGSRGNKDLVAQLNARIAEL, from the coding sequence ATGCCCAGAACCTGGGAAGTTACCGGTGTGTTCGAACCGTCCCCCAAGGGTGCCGGCCTGTTGCGCTCATTGGACCACGATCTTCGTTCGGTCCCCGATGATCCCTACGTCCCGCCAGAGTTGATCAAGGCCCTGCACCTGAGGCCGGGTTGCCTCGTGCATGGATTGGTGCAGGATCAGGACAAGCGCGCACCGAGGCTCTTCAAGGTGCAATCCATCCAGGGCCTCAGTCCTGTCGCATGGAAGGACCTGCCCCCGATGGACCAGGGGGTTCCCATCGACCCGGAAGAGCGCCTGACCCTCGAGCATCCGGATTGTCCGGTCGCGATGCGCATTCTGGACCTCTTCGTACCCATCGGCAAAGGCCAGCGTTCGCTGATCGTGGCTCCTCCGCGCAGTGGCAAGACCGTGTTGCTTCAGCAATTGGCCAAGGCCATTCACCTGAATCATCCCGGCGTCACGGAACTGATGCTGCTGGTCGACGAGCGTCCCGAGGAAGTCACGGACATGCGGCGGACGGTCCATGGGCATGTCATTGCGTCCAGTTCGGATCACAGCACCGACAACCATGTGCGAGTGGCCGAACTGATGACGGAATACGCCCGGCGGGAAGTGGAGGCTGGCAAGGATGTGGTGTTGTTCCTGGATTCGCTCACTCGGCTGGGGCGAGCGTTCAACAAGGAAACCAGAAACAGCGGGCGCATACTGTCGGGCGGCATCGACAGCCGGGCACTGGAAAGGCCCAAACGCATCTTCGGCGCGGCCCGCAAGGTTCAGGGCGGGGGCAGTCTCACAATCATCGCGACCGTACTGGTAGGAACGGGCAGCCGCATGGATGACGTGATCTTCCAGGAATTCAAGGGTACCGGCAACATGGAGCTGGTGCTGGATCGCAAGCTGGCGGAGAAGCGTATCTGGCCCGCCATCGATCTGGGTGAATCCGGTACGCGCAAGGAAGAGAAGCTGCTGGATGAATCCGAGCTGCGGGCCATGTCCCGGCTCCGTACCGCACTGATGAGTCGTCCCTCCGGTGCCTGGATGCCCGATCTGATCAGCAAGGTCTCGGGCAGCCGTGGCAACAAGGATCTGGTGGCCCAGTTGAATGCCCGCATCGCCGAGCTTTGA
- a CDS encoding M42 family metallopeptidase: MLPVTRTTKELIEIPSPTGYTDRIIEHLEQRLDGWGIRHQRTRKGALIAGNHPSPELVIAGHIDTLGAMVASITEAGIIRLCQLGGWPVTSFEGEYLTLFTHDGRAYRGTFLLDNPATHANREVNSTVRSMDNTWLRLDMETSSRKDLEALGISVGDFVVFDPRFEFVENGFIRSRFLDNKAGTACLLDVAHALSSTLHELPVCFLFSNYEEVGHGAAGGYPDSVKDMLVVDMGVVGKGPAGDEFHTSICAKDSGGPYDFGFRTELVNLARQKEIPHRVDVYPFYSSDGTAALRAGNDFRVALVGPGVAASHGLERTHERALTATCELLTTLIESRYSS; encoded by the coding sequence ATGCTACCCGTCACGCGCACGACCAAGGAACTGATTGAGATTCCCAGCCCCACGGGATACACGGACAGGATCATCGAGCATCTTGAACAGCGGCTTGATGGCTGGGGAATCCGGCACCAGCGAACCCGCAAGGGTGCCCTGATCGCGGGCAATCACCCGAGCCCCGAGCTGGTGATCGCCGGCCACATCGACACACTGGGGGCCATGGTGGCCAGCATCACCGAAGCAGGCATCATCCGCCTGTGCCAATTGGGCGGTTGGCCGGTCACGTCATTCGAAGGCGAGTATCTCACCCTGTTCACGCATGATGGCCGTGCATATCGCGGGACCTTCCTGCTGGACAACCCGGCGACCCACGCGAATCGCGAGGTCAATTCCACCGTGCGCAGCATGGACAACACCTGGCTGCGCCTGGACATGGAAACGTCTTCGCGCAAGGATCTGGAAGCCCTGGGCATCTCGGTCGGAGATTTCGTGGTCTTCGACCCCCGATTCGAATTCGTTGAGAACGGCTTCATTCGCTCGCGCTTCCTGGACAACAAGGCGGGTACCGCCTGCCTGCTGGACGTGGCCCATGCCTTGTCCAGCACTCTGCACGAACTGCCGGTATGTTTCCTGTTTTCCAACTACGAGGAAGTGGGACACGGCGCGGCGGGCGGATATCCTGACAGTGTGAAGGACATGCTGGTGGTGGACATGGGCGTGGTGGGCAAGGGTCCGGCCGGGGATGAGTTCCACACCAGCATCTGCGCCAAGGATTCCGGTGGTCCCTATGACTTCGGCTTTCGCACCGAGTTGGTGAACCTGGCCCGCCAGAAGGAAATTCCCCATCGGGTGGACGTATACCCGTTCTATTCCAGCGACGGTACTGCGGCCTTGCGGGCTGGAAATGACTTCAGGGTCGCGCTGGTGGGGCCCGGTGTGGCAGCATCCCACGGGCTGGAGCGCACACATGAACGCGCGTTGACCGCCACCTGCGAGCTGCTGACCACACTGATCGAGTCGCGCTATTCGTCGTGA
- the asnS gene encoding asparagine--tRNA ligase — MGSERLRIRRLLEDTTLVGREVSTAGWIRTNRTGKTVSFIELNDGSCQASIQLVYGPELIDNFEEIGRALTGSCLQVTGTLVASAGSGQSVEIHLQQVTILGSCDSSYPLQKKRHSFEFLRTISHLRPRTNTFGAVFRVRSRLAYSIHRFFQDRGFVYVHTPIITGNDAEGAGEMFRVSTLDPATPPRLDSGAIDWSKDFFGRETNLTVSGQLNGEMFALALCDIYTFGPTFRAENSHTSRHASEFWMIEPEMAFYDLAANCELAGEFLRYLINDLLENCAEDMAFFDQWIRKGLLDSLRQIASSPFERLTYTDAIKALEASGKKFEFPVAWGKDLQSEHERWLTEEYLKRPVFVTDYPKEIKAFYMRRNDDGRTVAAMDLLVPGVGEIIGGSQREERLDVLVGCIEALGQPLEAYEWYLDSRRFGSAPHAGFGLGFERMIMYATGMENIRDVMPFPRTPGSCDF; from the coding sequence ATGGGAAGCGAACGTTTGCGCATACGCCGCCTGCTTGAAGACACCACCCTTGTGGGACGCGAGGTGTCAACCGCAGGATGGATCCGGACCAATCGCACAGGTAAAACCGTTTCCTTCATCGAATTGAATGACGGATCGTGCCAGGCCAGCATCCAGTTGGTCTATGGACCGGAACTGATTGACAATTTCGAGGAAATCGGACGGGCGCTGACCGGGTCCTGCCTGCAGGTGACGGGCACCCTGGTCGCCAGTGCCGGCAGCGGGCAGTCCGTGGAGATTCATCTGCAGCAGGTGACGATCCTGGGAAGCTGCGACTCCAGCTATCCCTTGCAGAAGAAGCGCCACAGCTTCGAGTTTCTGCGCACGATTTCCCATCTGCGTCCGCGCACCAACACCTTCGGCGCCGTGTTCAGGGTGCGCAGCCGCCTGGCGTACTCGATCCACCGATTCTTCCAGGATCGGGGCTTCGTCTACGTGCACACGCCCATCATCACGGGCAATGATGCCGAGGGCGCCGGCGAGATGTTCCGGGTCAGCACGCTCGACCCGGCCACCCCTCCGCGTCTGGACTCGGGAGCCATCGACTGGTCGAAGGACTTCTTCGGGCGCGAGACGAACCTGACCGTCAGCGGACAACTGAACGGAGAGATGTTCGCGCTGGCCTTGTGTGACATCTACACTTTCGGCCCGACATTCCGCGCCGAGAACAGCCATACCTCACGACACGCCAGCGAATTCTGGATGATCGAGCCGGAAATGGCCTTTTACGACCTGGCCGCCAACTGCGAACTGGCGGGCGAGTTTCTGCGCTACCTGATCAACGACCTGCTCGAGAACTGCGCCGAGGACATGGCCTTCTTCGACCAGTGGATCCGCAAGGGACTGCTGGACTCGCTGCGCCAGATCGCCTCAAGCCCCTTCGAGCGGTTGACGTACACGGATGCGATCAAGGCACTGGAGGCCTCCGGCAAGAAATTCGAGTTCCCGGTGGCCTGGGGCAAGGACCTGCAGAGCGAGCACGAACGCTGGCTCACGGAAGAGTACCTCAAACGCCCCGTGTTCGTGACCGACTACCCCAAGGAAATCAAGGCCTTCTACATGCGGCGCAACGACGATGGCCGCACGGTGGCCGCGATGGACCTGCTGGTGCCCGGGGTGGGCGAGATCATTGGCGGCAGCCAGCGCGAAGAACGCCTGGATGTGCTTGTCGGCTGCATCGAAGCGCTGGGCCAACCGCTGGAAGCCTATGAATGGTATCTCGACAGCCGTCGTTTCGGCAGCGCGCCCCACGCTGGTTTCGGTCTGGGCTTCGAACGCATGATCATGTACGCCACGGGCATGGAGAACATCCGTGACGTGATGCCCTTCCCGCGCACGCCGGGAAGCTGCGATTTCTAG
- a CDS encoding phosphoribosylaminoimidazolesuccinocarboxamide synthase: MRGKVRDSWHRDGRRLIVTSDRVSAYDVVLTTIPFKGQVLNQMAAFWFEATRDIVPNHVVSLPAPNAMIVRDVEPLKVEMIVRGYLTGTTSTSIWTHYKNGGRNFCGNPLPDGLVKDQALPHALLTPSTKAEQGEHDESVSAEEIVKRSLVSRDIMDQLSRISLALFARGTEIAARQGIILVDTKYEFGLLDGKVILIDEIHTPDSSRFWYADTYQQRLKEGAEQRRIDKDVMRTWLAERGFTGDGPVPPITDELRIEAALKYIEAYEAITGSTFDAEPGPVGPRLARITDY, from the coding sequence ATGCGTGGCAAGGTGCGGGACAGCTGGCACCGCGATGGCCGACGGCTGATCGTGACCAGCGATCGCGTGAGCGCCTATGATGTGGTGCTGACCACGATCCCCTTCAAGGGCCAGGTGCTCAACCAGATGGCAGCCTTCTGGTTCGAGGCGACCCGCGACATCGTGCCCAATCACGTGGTTTCGCTGCCCGCACCCAATGCGATGATCGTGCGGGATGTGGAACCGCTGAAGGTGGAAATGATCGTGCGCGGCTACCTGACGGGCACCACCAGCACCAGCATCTGGACGCATTACAAGAATGGCGGGCGCAATTTCTGCGGCAATCCGCTGCCCGATGGTCTGGTCAAGGATCAGGCCCTGCCCCACGCCCTGCTGACTCCCTCCACCAAGGCGGAACAGGGCGAGCACGACGAGAGCGTATCCGCCGAGGAAATCGTGAAACGCTCGCTGGTGAGTCGGGACATCATGGACCAGCTCTCCCGCATCAGTCTGGCCCTGTTCGCGCGCGGTACGGAAATCGCGGCCCGTCAGGGCATCATTCTGGTGGACACCAAATACGAGTTCGGCCTGCTGGACGGCAAGGTCATCCTGATTGACGAGATCCACACTCCCGACAGCAGCCGGTTCTGGTACGCGGACACCTATCAGCAGCGACTGAAGGAAGGTGCCGAGCAGCGGCGCATCGACAAGGACGTGATGCGCACCTGGCTGGCGGAACGCGGGTTCACGGGCGACGGCCCCGTGCCCCCGATCACGGACGAGCTGCGCATCGAGGCCGCGCTGAAGTACATCGAAGCCTACGAGGCGATCACGGGCAGCACCTTCGACGCCGAACCCGGACCGGTTGGACCGCGACTGGCGCGCATCACCGACTACTGA
- a CDS encoding cysteine desulfurase has protein sequence MNLIYLDHNASSPVAPEAVAAMQPWLAHCGNPTSTHAWGRQAAMAIEEARADLAALLGCAAEELFFTSGGTESDNLAILGLCDPARPAHLICSAIEHPAVLNTVGFLESRGWSVSRVGVDGQGVLKLAELEAALRADTRLVSVMLANNEVGSLQPVHEISRLVRARGIPLHSDAAQAVGKHRVKVDELGVDLLTVAGHKLNAPIGVGALYVRKGIQLQPLCHGASHERGLRPGTPNVLEIVGLGAAARRFEMAESGILEEYAGLRDHFERVLRETLPAVRFNAGRAPRLGNTSSVSFPGIRSGDLMAACPRVAASAGAACHRDHTEPSHVLAAMGLPLETIESTLRFSVGLGTTREQLNQAITLLAQALRELGFSSR, from the coding sequence ATGAACCTGATCTATCTGGATCACAACGCCTCCTCGCCGGTCGCTCCCGAGGCGGTGGCCGCCATGCAGCCCTGGCTGGCCCACTGCGGCAATCCCACCAGCACCCATGCCTGGGGACGTCAGGCCGCCATGGCCATCGAGGAAGCGCGCGCCGACCTGGCCGCCCTGCTGGGCTGTGCCGCCGAGGAACTGTTCTTCACCAGCGGTGGCACCGAGTCCGACAATCTGGCGATCCTGGGTCTCTGCGATCCGGCAAGACCCGCGCACCTGATCTGCAGTGCCATCGAGCACCCCGCCGTGCTGAATACGGTCGGCTTTCTTGAGTCACGCGGCTGGAGTGTCAGTCGGGTGGGCGTGGACGGGCAGGGCGTTCTCAAGCTTGCCGAACTGGAGGCGGCCCTGCGAGCGGATACCCGGCTGGTCAGTGTGATGCTGGCCAACAACGAAGTGGGCAGCCTGCAGCCCGTGCACGAGATTTCGCGGCTTGTGCGTGCGCGAGGTATTCCCCTGCACAGTGACGCGGCCCAGGCCGTGGGCAAACACCGGGTGAAAGTGGATGAACTGGGGGTGGACCTGCTGACCGTGGCGGGGCACAAGCTGAACGCGCCCATTGGCGTGGGCGCGTTGTATGTACGCAAGGGTATCCAGCTGCAGCCGCTGTGTCACGGAGCGTCTCACGAACGCGGCCTGCGACCGGGCACCCCCAATGTGCTGGAAATCGTGGGCTTGGGCGCGGCGGCCAGACGATTCGAGATGGCCGAATCCGGGATTCTGGAAGAGTATGCCGGCCTGCGCGATCATTTCGAGCGCGTGCTGCGTGAGACCTTGCCCGCCGTGCGCTTCAATGCCGGTCGGGCGCCACGACTGGGAAACACCAGCAGTGTCTCATTTCCGGGAATCCGCAGCGGTGACCTGATGGCGGCCTGTCCCAGGGTCGCGGCCAGTGCCGGAGCGGCCTGCCACCGTGACCACACCGAACCCAGCCACGTGCTTGCCGCTATGGGACTGCCGCTGGAGACGATAGAGTCCACCCTGCGGTTCTCGGTGGGGCTGGGCACCACGCGTGAGCAATTGAATCAGGCGATCACACTGCTGGCCCAAGCTCTGCGCGAGCTGGGCTTCAGTAGTCGGTGA
- a CDS encoding aminopeptidase P family protein — translation MKHSVDRIQQELRRQGLDGWLLFVFRTTNPVADSLLGLPSTGVRTRRCFYWIPASGEPGRLQHRIESTTLAHLPGTVREYLSYQSLRQELDALLTGATRIAMEYSPMGAIPTVSWVDGGTLDLVRDLGKTVVSSAELIQFFEATLTPEQESSHLEAAAQLRDIAFAAFQETAKACATGKPLSEYDLQQWIMSRFAVQGLNTDHPPIVGINGNAGNPHYEPAAHGSARITEDCLLLIDLWAKCDRPGAVYADQTWMGWTGPRTPPERVTQLWEVVRDARDAALALVRERWAAKAPVHGWEVDQAARDVITAAGLGDRFIHRTGHSMHTVDHASGANMDNLESKELRPLIPGTLFSIEPGIYLPDLGYRSEINVLLSAEGEVVVAEGTLQRELFRWLPPTH, via the coding sequence ATGAAACACTCCGTGGACCGCATCCAGCAGGAACTTCGGCGCCAGGGCCTGGACGGTTGGCTGCTCTTTGTCTTCCGCACCACCAACCCCGTGGCCGACTCGCTGCTGGGGCTGCCCTCGACGGGGGTCCGCACGCGCCGTTGTTTCTACTGGATTCCCGCATCGGGCGAGCCGGGCCGACTGCAGCATCGCATCGAGAGCACCACCCTGGCCCATCTGCCCGGCACGGTGCGCGAATACCTCAGCTACCAGAGTCTGCGTCAGGAACTGGATGCCCTGCTGACCGGCGCCACCCGCATCGCGATGGAATACAGCCCCATGGGCGCGATTCCCACCGTCTCCTGGGTCGATGGCGGCACACTGGATCTGGTACGCGACCTGGGCAAGACCGTGGTCTCCAGCGCCGAACTGATCCAGTTCTTCGAAGCCACGCTCACTCCTGAACAGGAAAGCAGTCACCTGGAAGCGGCAGCCCAGTTGCGCGACATCGCCTTCGCGGCCTTCCAGGAAACCGCCAAGGCCTGTGCGACGGGCAAACCGCTGAGCGAGTACGACCTGCAGCAGTGGATCATGAGCCGCTTCGCCGTCCAGGGCCTGAACACGGACCATCCCCCCATCGTGGGCATCAATGGCAATGCGGGAAATCCGCACTACGAACCCGCGGCCCATGGCTCGGCCCGGATCACGGAAGACTGCCTGTTGTTGATTGATCTCTGGGCCAAGTGCGATCGTCCCGGGGCGGTCTACGCCGACCAGACCTGGATGGGCTGGACCGGCCCCCGCACTCCGCCCGAACGCGTCACGCAGTTGTGGGAAGTGGTCCGTGATGCCCGCGACGCCGCCCTGGCACTGGTTCGGGAGCGCTGGGCGGCCAAGGCCCCCGTGCACGGCTGGGAAGTGGACCAGGCCGCGCGCGATGTGATCACGGCGGCTGGACTGGGCGACCGTTTCATCCACCGCACGGGGCACAGCATGCACACCGTGGATCACGCCAGCGGTGCCAACATGGACAATCTGGAAAGCAAGGAACTGCGTCCACTGATTCCCGGCACCCTGTTCTCGATCGAACCGGGCATCTACCTGCCGGATCTGGGCTACCGCTCCGAGATCAATGTGCTGCTGAGTGCCGAGGGCGAGGTGGTGGTGGCCGAAGGCACCCTGCAGCGCGAGCTGTTCCGCTGGTTGCCCCCAACACACTGA